One part of the Mytilus trossulus isolate FHL-02 chromosome 11, PNRI_Mtr1.1.1.hap1, whole genome shotgun sequence genome encodes these proteins:
- the LOC134690045 gene encoding thyrotropin-releasing hormone receptor-like: MAENGLSQQDIEALSSSFTTDNVTQKECSSGDIYDLLFNMLNKNGQNSTCDNFQKPSDPVTYRDGRLFYVYLTPVILIIGILGNSLSLNVFMSKNMRGMCASAYLAALSASDLSTLIFYVTVEWLRRGIVYIYPETKMAFLEYNGFCQVLMYLSYVSRFLSSWLVVAFTVERYIGVCHPLRRRHICTKSSTRRIIAVICLLSCILVLYKPVLSGVYYSADGTQYCTSNKRYDFPSFVLDSAFAVTITLVPFLIITILNILIVRKLVYTNKRQQHYTVKTNNIQSVKSANIIRTEESIIKLEFTLILLAVSFFFIAFNVPYFTIWCRNFIYNKYISQTDSVSLGDIEYWQGILYISRTIFYMNYCINFFLYSITGTYFRREVKFLFTLKRQASYEFRQSSRNANTKLAVSWV, encoded by the exons ATGGCAGAAAATGGACTTAGTCAGCAGGATATTGAGGCACTGTCAAGTTCTTTTACCACT GATAACGTGACGCAGAAAGAATGTTCAAGCGGAGATATTTACGACTTATTGTTTAACATGTTGAATAAAAACGGTCAGAACTCGACTTGTGACAACTTCCAAAAGCCGTCAGATCCTGTAACCTACAGAGATGGTCGTCTATTTTATGTCTATTTGACTCCTGTGATTTTGATCATTGGAATACTCGGCAATTCTCTTTCTCTGAATGTGTTTATGTCAAAAAATATGCGTGGAATGTGTGCAAGTGCCTATCTAGCTGCTCTTTCAGCATCAGATTTATCAACTCTGATCTTTTACGTAACAGTAGAGTGGCTTCGAAGAGGAATTGTGTACATATACCCAGAAACAAAGATGGCGTTTCTTGAATATAATGGATTTTGTCAGGTATTAATGTATTTATCGTACGTCTCACGATTCCTTTCCTCATGGCTTGTAGTAGCATTTACAGTTGAACGATACATCGGCGTCTGTCATCCATTACGCCGACGTCACATCTGTACAAAAAGTAGCACAAGGCGAATAATCGCTGTGATATGTTTATTATCATGTATTTTGGTTCTGTACAAACCTGTTCTCAGCGGAGTATATTACAGTGCTGATGGAACTCAATATTGTACCAGTAACAAACGATACGATTTCCCATCATTCGTACTCGATTCAGCCTTCGCTGTGACAATTACACTTGTTCCGTTTTTAATTATCACGATATTGAATATTCTCATTGTTCGAAAATTAGTGTACACAAACAAACGTCAGCAACACTATACAgtgaaaacaaacaatatacaaaGTGTTAAATCTGCAAACATTATTAGAACAGAAGAAAGCATTATCAAATTAGAATTTACACTTATATTATTAGCAGTGTCATTCTTTTTTATTGCATTCAATGTTCCTTATTTTACAATATGGTGTAggaattttatatataacaagtaTATTTCACAGACAGATAGTGTTTCATTAGGAGACATTGAATATTGGCAAGGAATTCTATACATATCAAGAACTATATTCTATATGAATTATTgtattaatttctttttgtaCAGTATTACAGGGACCTATTTCAGAAGGGAAGTCAAGTTTTTGTTTACTCTTAAAAGACAGGCCTCTTATGAGTTTAGACAATCGTCTCGGAATGCTAACACCAAACTTGCTGTATCGTGGGTTTGA